A single genomic interval of Panthera uncia isolate 11264 chromosome A1 unlocalized genomic scaffold, Puncia_PCG_1.0 HiC_scaffold_17, whole genome shotgun sequence harbors:
- the CCT5 gene encoding T-complex protein 1 subunit epsilon — MASVGTLAFDEYGRPFLIIKDQDRKSRLMGLEALKSHIMAAKAVANTMRTSLGPNGLDKMMVDKDGDVTVTNDGATILSMMDVDHQIAKLMVELSKSQDDEIGDGTTGVVVLAGALLEEAEQLLDRGIHPIRIADGYEQAARIAIEHLDKISDSVLVDMKDTEPLIQTAKTTLGSKVVNSCHRQMAEIAVNAVLTVADMQRRDVDFELIKVEGKVGGRLEDTKLIKGVIVDKDFSHPQMPKQVENAKIAILTCPFEPPKPKTKHKLDVTSVEDYKALQKYEKEKFEEMIQQIKETGANLAICQWGFDDEANHLLLQNNLPAVRWVGGPEIELIAIATGGRIVPRFSELTPEKLGFAGLVKEISFGTTKDKMLVIEQCKNSRAVTIFIRGGNKMIIEEAKRSLHDALCVIRNLIRDNRVVYGGGAAEIACALAVSQEADQCPTLEQYAMRAFADALEVIPMALAENSGMNPIQTMTEVRARQVKETNPALGIDCLHKGTNDMKQQHVIETLIGKKQQISLATQMVRMILKIDDIRKPGESEE; from the exons ATGGCGTCGGTCGGGACCCTCGCCTTCGATGAATATGGGCGCCCTTTCCTCATCATCAAGGATCAGGATCGCAAGTCTCGCCTTATGGGACTTGAGGCCCTCAAG TCTCATATCATGGCAGCAAAAGCTGTAGCAAACACAATGAGAACATCACTTGGACCAAATG GGCTTGATAAAATGATGGTGGACAAAGATGGCGATGTGACGGTGACTAACGACGGTGCTACCATTTTAAGCATGATGGACGTCGATCACCAGATTGCCAAGCTGATGGTTGAACTGTCCAAATCACAGGATGATGAAATTGGAGATGGGACCACGGGAGTGGTTG TCCTGGCCGGCGCCCTGCTGGAGGAAGCCGAGCAGTTGCTGGACCGCGGCATTCACCCGATCAGGATCGCCGACGGCTATGAACAGGCCGCCCGCATTGCTATCGAGCACCTGGACAAGATCAGCGATAGCGTCCTCGTTGACATGAAGGACACTGAGCCCCTGATCCAGACAGCAAAAACCACGCTGGGCTCCAAAGT GGTTAACAGCTGTCACCGGCAGATGGCTGAGATCGCTGTGAACGCTGTCCTCACCGTAGCAGACATGCAGCGCAGAGACGTGGACTTCGAGCTCATCAAAGTGGAAGGCAAAGTGGGCGGGAGGCTGGAGGACACGAAACTTATCAAGGGCGTGATCGTGGACAAGGATTTCAGTCACCCACAGATGCCAAAA CAAGTAGAAAATGCCAAGATTGCGATCCTCACGTGTCCTTTTGAACCGCCAAAACCAAAGACCAAGCATAAGCTGGACGTGACCTCTGTGGAAGATTATAAAGCCCTTCAGAAATACGAAAAGGAGAAGTTTGAAGAGATGATTCAACAA ATAAAAGAAACCGGCGCTAACCTAGCCATTTGCCAATGGGGCTTCGACGACGAAGCCAATCATTTACTTCTTCAGAATAACTTGCCTGCGGTGCGTTGGGTAGGAGGACCGGAAATAGAG TTGATCGCCATCGCGACAGGAGGGCGGATCGTGCCGCGGTTCTCAGAGCTGACCCCTGAGAAGCTGGGCTTCGCCGGGCTCGTGAAGGAGATCTCCTTCGGGACGACTAAGGACAAGATGCTGGTCATCGAGCAGTGTAAGAACTCCAGGGCTGTGACCATTTTCATCAGAGGAGGAAATAAGATG ATCATCGAGGAAGCAAAGCGATCCCTTCACGATGCCCTGTGTGTCATCCGGAACCTCATCCGGGATAATCGTGTCGTGTATGGCGGAGGTGCCGCCGAAATCGCGTGTGCTTTGGCCGTCAGCCAGGAGGCGGACCAG TGCCCGACCTTGGAGCAGTACGCCATGCGGGCGTTCGCGGATGCCCTGGAGGTCATCCCCATGGCCCTCGCCGAAAACAGTGGCATGAATCCCATCCAGACTATGACCGAAGTCCGAGCCAGACAAGTGAAGGAGACGAACCCCGCTCTTGGGATTGACTGTTTGCACAAGGGAACAAACG ATATGAAGCAACAGCATGTCATAGAAACTCTGATCGGCAAAAAGCAACAGATCTCTCTTGCCACACAGATGGTTAGAATGATTTTGAAGATCGATGACATCCGTAAGCCTGGGGAATccgaagaataa